The following proteins are co-located in the Maridesulfovibrio sp. genome:
- a CDS encoding 4Fe-4S dicluster domain-containing protein, with amino-acid sequence MKGIDRQAWSPADEETRSVLAELKETVGACMQCGTCTASCPNGFAMDVSPRAMWRMIQFDMLDRILKSHTFWLCSSCYMCTLRCPRGLKLTSAMGMLKRLARLRSGQDVAETGDFYEAFMSNVETYGRVQELSLMNGYFMKSMNPVLPLSFIPLGIKMLSKGKLHLPDTMQRDTLKAMFAKAREMEGR; translated from the coding sequence ATGAAAGGTATAGACAGACAGGCGTGGAGTCCGGCGGACGAAGAGACACGATCGGTGCTTGCCGAACTTAAGGAGACGGTGGGGGCCTGCATGCAGTGTGGCACCTGCACGGCGTCCTGTCCCAACGGGTTTGCCATGGATGTTTCGCCGCGCGCCATGTGGAGAATGATTCAGTTCGACATGTTGGATCGGATTCTTAAGAGCCATACTTTCTGGCTCTGTTCGTCCTGTTATATGTGCACCCTGCGCTGCCCCAGAGGACTGAAGCTGACTTCGGCCATGGGTATGCTCAAACGGCTTGCACGGTTGAGGTCCGGGCAGGATGTGGCGGAAACCGGGGATTTTTATGAGGCATTCATGAGCAATGTTGAGACGTATGGCCGTGTTCAGGAATTGAGCCTGATGAACGGATACTTCATGAAAAGCATGAATCCTGTCCTGCCGCTGTCTTTTATACCGCTGGGGATAAAAATGCTCAGCAAAGGCAAGCTGCATCTTCCCGATACGATGCAGCGGGATACGCTGAAGGCCATGTTTGCCAAGGCCCGTGAAATGGAGGGACGCTGA
- a CDS encoding Coenzyme F420 hydrogenase/dehydrogenase, beta subunit C-terminal domain, producing the protein MATTARIKVEEKNPVQALQGFLKGLLSDEALGGIMVPVHLFGKGMPMPTLVTDPDQLSAADPLAPAYPMNSAKLLSRLTRGQSGEKIAAVMRPCEIRAFVELVKLNQGSLDSIIIVGMDCAGAYGNTDYLKVVGDNDPINTTIDFLGQHGCTNETAVDGVDIASACRVCEHPAPANADIIIGIAGADLHSSIPVSAASARGEALLNSLGLPEEQSSNGREKTLKEIIERRTAARDAMMEETRALTGTLAGLSEYFSSCVNCYNCRVACPVCYCKECVFNTDVFEHKPWQFMGWAKRKGSLKLPTDTVFYHLTRMTHMSTACVGCGQCSNACPNDIPVMELFRTVAAQTQQGFDYLPGRSLNEPPPLSVFKEDEFQETVSHMA; encoded by the coding sequence ATGGCGACCACTGCAAGAATAAAGGTTGAAGAAAAGAATCCTGTTCAGGCTTTGCAGGGATTTTTGAAAGGGCTTTTGAGTGATGAAGCTTTGGGCGGCATTATGGTGCCTGTCCATCTGTTCGGCAAGGGCATGCCCATGCCCACGCTGGTGACTGATCCAGACCAGCTGTCTGCGGCTGATCCTCTGGCTCCGGCATACCCCATGAACAGCGCAAAGCTCCTGTCTCGACTGACCCGCGGACAGTCCGGGGAAAAGATCGCCGCGGTCATGCGCCCATGCGAGATCAGGGCATTTGTCGAGTTGGTCAAACTGAATCAGGGCAGTCTCGACAGCATCATAATTGTGGGCATGGATTGTGCCGGGGCATACGGCAATACCGATTACCTGAAGGTTGTCGGCGACAATGACCCGATCAATACTACCATTGATTTTCTCGGCCAGCACGGCTGCACAAATGAAACTGCTGTGGACGGTGTGGATATAGCTTCCGCCTGTCGAGTCTGTGAGCATCCTGCTCCGGCAAATGCCGACATCATAATTGGAATCGCCGGCGCTGACCTGCACTCGAGCATACCGGTCTCGGCGGCCAGTGCTCGCGGTGAGGCCCTGCTCAACAGCCTGGGCCTGCCCGAGGAACAGTCTTCCAACGGGCGTGAAAAGACTCTTAAGGAGATTATTGAACGCAGGACTGCGGCACGCGATGCCATGATGGAAGAAACAAGGGCCCTGACCGGAACTTTAGCGGGGCTTTCAGAATACTTTTCATCATGTGTCAACTGCTACAATTGCCGCGTGGCCTGTCCGGTCTGTTACTGCAAGGAATGTGTTTTCAATACTGATGTCTTTGAGCACAAGCCGTGGCAGTTTATGGGCTGGGCTAAGCGCAAGGGCAGTCTGAAGCTGCCCACGGACACTGTTTTCTATCACCTGACCAGAATGACCCATATGAGTACGGCCTGTGTTGGATGCGGACAGTGTTCCAATGCCTGTCCCAACGATATCCCGGTAATGGAATTGTTCAGGACCGTTGCCGCGCAAACACAACAGGGGTTTGATTATCTACCGGGCAGGAGCCTTAATGAGCCGCCGCCGTTGTCGGTGTTCAAGGAAGATGAATTTCAGGAAACGGTATCGCATATGGCCTAG
- a CDS encoding hydrogenase iron-sulfur subunit, translating into MSEQFEPTIVAFVCNWCTYTAADLAGTSRMVQQPNLRLVRMMCTGMVDPKYVIKALLSGADGVLVSGCHPGDCHYINGNYKARRRVKLLNEILPQFGIEKERLKLTWVGASEGNEFAATVNNFINEIREMGPMEARSMAVI; encoded by the coding sequence ATGAGCGAACAATTCGAACCGACAATAGTGGCTTTTGTCTGTAACTGGTGCACCTATACCGCGGCAGATCTCGCCGGGACTTCAAGGATGGTGCAGCAACCCAACCTGAGGCTGGTGAGGATGATGTGTACTGGCATGGTGGACCCCAAGTACGTCATCAAGGCTCTGCTTTCCGGGGCTGACGGAGTTCTGGTCAGTGGGTGCCATCCCGGTGATTGCCATTACATCAACGGCAACTACAAGGCCCGGCGCAGGGTAAAGCTGTTGAATGAGATACTGCCTCAGTTCGGCATTGAAAAGGAAAGATTGAAGTTGACCTGGGTCGGTGCCAGTGAAGGAAATGAATTTGCGGCCACGGTAAATAATTTCATTAATGAAATACGTGAAATGGGTCCCATGGAAGCTCGTTCCATGGCGGTTATCTAA
- a CDS encoding 4Fe-4S binding protein yields the protein MRKQYGALVVGAGIGGIRAALDLAVTGHKVALIDRRPNHGGILAQLDHQFPSDHCGMCRMLPLMSRDSSSQYCLRKGLFHDNIDIMLSTELVELEGEPGKFLVSLNRKSPLIDPEKCVSCGKCSEVCPVRVPSEFNAGLTNRAAVYLPVPHAIPNHYVLDLDNCQRCWKCFEACPTGAIDFKFSEREEFHILIADSDPEIVSFMKESLQEQNFTLHFASSGRDVVDMLSGDQKIGLVLLGMNFEDMAADRVLTRCHELRPGLPVVAMPGLGQEENAADLVMQGARDYLVKPLGQKRFVPWLDKLYMRIMSDTTEELMVGAVVLAGGFDCYNPKMDPQGGEDIWSYSHPGVVTAIEFERLLSGTGPSGGKLVRPGDNKPVEKIAWIQCVGSRDVQKGADYCSGICCMFSIKESVLAKKATGGKVDATIFYMDMRTVGKDYQRYRQRAETELGVRFVPSRPHSVTPDEGSQGLKIEYLSPAGELEVESFDMVVLAVGARPPAGMEKFARTTGIELNDWGFADRKSYAPEKTSRVGVFSAGAFNEPRDISDSVIQAGAAAQGASRLIKVYDVLAGIETEPEPEYPDVSRQAARTYVAVCTSCPTLGQEVDLSELSARLAKIHSVCKVVSVNGACTAEGWDEIRQGVAEFKPNRVLIGACMPYAYIPRLKELGQSIGLNPALMDVVDIYSPTFEPDLKDRPEKKIYASLASAAARLQGVDPVPPPVMVDVTRSALIVGGGLAGMTSAMAVADQGYGVCLVESEEELGGMAMRLHTQLDGSDPRKFMEELIGQVMKHPNIKVFKDSRVVLSRGSAGKFRSAIASPEGVFPLEHGVTILATGAQEGKIYESGFCVHKSVMTHLTLEERLASGVIDAGELSTVAMIQCWRSLTEDRKYCSKVCCPEMLKNVLTLKERNPDLPIYVFYRDIMAPGFLESYYTQARKAGAVFIRFDPDNPPKVEFDEGRPVITAYDSVLGDNVQISADILSLSSGLDPNDVDDLQEIFGVEVNSDGFYQEADFKWRPVDFLKQGIYMCGTAVAPKRMHETVASAKAAAQRALRILNAEKIARETVVASVRHSLCSLCQACVSACPYGARVVDLEAEQIAVDEILCQGCGVCAAVCPNSATVLKGFHDGPMLSVIDAVLEEPA from the coding sequence ATGAGAAAGCAATATGGAGCACTGGTGGTCGGAGCGGGTATAGGCGGAATTAGAGCCGCTCTGGATCTGGCTGTTACCGGGCACAAGGTGGCTCTTATCGATAGACGGCCCAATCACGGCGGGATTCTGGCCCAGCTGGACCATCAATTTCCGTCTGACCATTGCGGTATGTGTCGAATGCTGCCGCTGATGTCGCGGGATTCATCAAGTCAGTACTGCCTGCGTAAGGGGCTCTTTCACGATAACATCGATATCATGCTTTCCACCGAGCTGGTTGAGCTTGAGGGCGAGCCCGGAAAGTTTCTAGTCTCGCTTAACCGGAAATCTCCCCTGATCGACCCTGAAAAGTGTGTCAGCTGCGGCAAGTGTTCCGAAGTCTGTCCGGTCAGGGTTCCCAGTGAATTCAATGCCGGACTGACGAATAGAGCAGCAGTATATCTTCCGGTTCCCCATGCCATACCCAATCATTATGTCCTCGATCTCGATAACTGCCAGCGCTGCTGGAAGTGTTTTGAAGCCTGTCCTACCGGAGCGATTGATTTCAAGTTCTCCGAACGCGAAGAATTTCATATTCTTATTGCCGACAGTGATCCTGAAATTGTCTCTTTTATGAAAGAGAGTCTGCAGGAGCAGAATTTCACTTTGCATTTTGCTTCATCGGGACGCGATGTTGTCGATATGCTTTCCGGTGATCAAAAAATCGGTCTGGTGCTGCTGGGGATGAACTTTGAGGACATGGCTGCTGACCGCGTGCTGACCCGTTGCCATGAATTGCGTCCGGGCCTGCCGGTAGTAGCCATGCCCGGTCTCGGTCAGGAAGAAAACGCAGCTGATCTCGTAATGCAGGGCGCACGTGATTATCTGGTCAAGCCTTTAGGGCAGAAGCGTTTTGTGCCGTGGCTGGATAAGCTCTACATGCGTATTATGTCCGACACGACCGAGGAGTTGATGGTCGGCGCGGTGGTTCTTGCCGGTGGATTCGATTGTTATAATCCGAAGATGGACCCACAGGGGGGCGAGGATATCTGGAGCTATAGTCATCCCGGCGTTGTTACCGCTATTGAATTTGAACGTCTGTTGAGCGGGACCGGACCATCCGGGGGTAAGCTTGTCAGGCCGGGAGACAATAAGCCGGTAGAGAAAATTGCCTGGATTCAATGTGTCGGTTCCCGTGATGTGCAGAAGGGAGCGGATTATTGTTCGGGAATCTGTTGCATGTTTTCCATCAAGGAATCCGTGTTGGCTAAAAAGGCCACTGGCGGCAAGGTTGATGCCACTATCTTCTATATGGATATGCGTACTGTTGGTAAGGATTACCAGCGCTATCGCCAGCGTGCAGAAACCGAGCTTGGGGTGCGTTTTGTTCCGAGCAGGCCACACTCCGTGACCCCGGATGAAGGCAGTCAGGGCCTTAAAATCGAATATCTGAGTCCAGCAGGGGAGTTGGAAGTCGAGAGCTTTGATATGGTTGTTCTGGCCGTGGGAGCGCGCCCTCCGGCAGGTATGGAAAAGTTTGCCCGGACCACCGGTATTGAACTCAATGACTGGGGTTTTGCCGACAGGAAATCTTATGCGCCTGAAAAGACCAGCCGGGTCGGTGTTTTTTCCGCAGGTGCTTTTAACGAACCCAGAGATATTTCTGATTCAGTTATTCAGGCTGGTGCTGCTGCTCAGGGCGCATCCAGACTGATCAAAGTCTATGACGTCCTTGCGGGTATTGAAACTGAGCCTGAGCCTGAATACCCGGATGTTTCAAGGCAGGCAGCCCGGACTTATGTCGCTGTCTGTACCTCCTGCCCGACTCTTGGACAGGAAGTGGACCTGAGTGAACTAAGCGCCCGTCTGGCTAAAATCCATTCCGTATGCAAGGTCGTCTCAGTCAATGGAGCCTGCACGGCAGAGGGCTGGGATGAAATCAGGCAGGGCGTTGCCGAATTTAAGCCCAACCGGGTGCTTATTGGGGCTTGTATGCCCTATGCCTATATCCCCCGCCTCAAGGAGTTGGGCCAGAGCATCGGGCTGAATCCTGCGCTTATGGATGTGGTTGATATCTACAGTCCGACCTTTGAACCGGACCTGAAGGACAGGCCGGAAAAGAAAATCTACGCTTCTCTGGCTTCTGCTGCTGCTCGTTTGCAGGGCGTGGACCCCGTTCCTCCACCGGTCATGGTAGACGTGACCAGATCCGCCTTGATTGTGGGCGGAGGATTGGCGGGTATGACTTCCGCCATGGCTGTGGCAGATCAGGGATACGGGGTCTGTCTGGTAGAGTCTGAAGAAGAACTCGGCGGTATGGCCATGCGCTTACATACCCAGCTTGACGGTTCCGATCCGCGTAAGTTCATGGAGGAACTGATCGGGCAAGTCATGAAACACCCCAACATAAAGGTATTCAAGGATTCTCGGGTAGTTCTTTCCAGAGGAAGTGCCGGAAAATTCAGGTCAGCCATTGCCAGCCCGGAAGGAGTTTTTCCTCTTGAACACGGAGTGACCATCCTCGCCACCGGAGCGCAGGAGGGCAAGATTTATGAAAGCGGTTTCTGCGTGCACAAGTCAGTGATGACTCATTTGACCCTTGAGGAAAGGCTGGCCTCCGGTGTGATTGATGCCGGGGAATTGTCTACTGTTGCCATGATTCAGTGCTGGCGCTCGCTAACTGAGGACCGCAAGTACTGTAGCAAGGTCTGCTGTCCTGAAATGTTGAAGAATGTCCTGACTCTCAAGGAACGTAATCCCGACCTTCCCATCTATGTCTTTTACCGGGACATCATGGCCCCCGGTTTTCTTGAAAGTTATTACACTCAGGCCCGCAAGGCCGGGGCCGTCTTTATTCGTTTCGATCCTGACAATCCACCAAAAGTTGAATTCGATGAGGGTAGGCCGGTGATCACTGCCTATGATTCCGTGCTTGGGGATAACGTTCAGATAAGTGCGGATATCTTGTCCCTTTCCAGCGGGCTTGATCCCAATGATGTGGATGATCTGCAGGAAATCTTTGGCGTAGAGGTCAACTCTGACGGATTTTATCAGGAAGCTGACTTCAAGTGGCGTCCTGTGGATTTCCTCAAGCAGGGTATCTACATGTGCGGAACTGCGGTCGCGCCCAAGCGTATGCATGAGACCGTGGCTTCGGCAAAGGCTGCTGCCCAGCGGGCCTTGCGTATTCTGAATGCCGAGAAGATCGCTCGTGAGACCGTTGTCGCATCAGTCCGTCACTCTCTGTGCTCACTTTGTCAGGCTTGTGTTTCCGCCTGCCCGTACGGGGCGAGGGTTGTTGATCTGGAAGCTGAGCAGATCGCAGTTGACGAGATTCTCTGTCAGGGATGCGGGGTTTGCGCCGCGGTCTGTCCCAATAGCGCTACTGTGCTCAAGGGGTTCCACGACGGACCGATGCTGTCAGTAATTGATGCTGTTTTGGAGGAACCGGCATAG
- a CDS encoding universal stress protein, producing MFKDIIVGITPTGIDDCAVKAAVEFARKFEANLYLVHVAGMEQGWGAIEHLAPSGETGKLKEQISEMYGPLLGDLPNSEIMVVPGIPHSELLRLARKKNTDLIIMGPHTKEYEEQRSKMWGMAGSTLERVSQRARCPVMIVHKDVVTKEPLFENILVATDFSDQAECAVSYGGQMARQYKSNLSVIHVADGEAEGDSEARLEKAYGSRLAGLNASFEGCQGQPSMEILKKAQQGNADLVIMAHHSKEQDPEKAFLGSTVVQVALNATCPTMSVNHHFDLRCGLMYDQTGAVVQAEASA from the coding sequence ATGTTTAAGGACATTATTGTGGGGATTACTCCTACCGGAATCGATGATTGCGCGGTTAAGGCTGCTGTGGAATTTGCCCGGAAGTTTGAGGCTAACCTTTACTTGGTACATGTGGCCGGAATGGAGCAGGGATGGGGAGCGATAGAGCATCTGGCCCCTTCCGGTGAAACCGGGAAGCTTAAGGAGCAGATCTCCGAAATGTACGGACCTCTGCTCGGTGATCTTCCCAACTCCGAAATTATGGTTGTTCCTGGTATCCCCCACAGCGAACTTTTGCGTCTGGCCCGGAAGAAGAATACGGACCTCATCATCATGGGGCCTCATACCAAGGAGTATGAGGAACAGCGTTCCAAGATGTGGGGCATGGCCGGAAGTACTCTGGAACGGGTTAGCCAGAGGGCTCGTTGCCCGGTCATGATCGTGCACAAGGATGTAGTTACCAAGGAACCTCTTTTTGAAAACATTCTTGTTGCCACGGACTTCTCCGATCAGGCGGAGTGCGCCGTCAGCTACGGTGGACAGATGGCCCGTCAGTATAAGTCCAACCTGAGCGTAATTCATGTTGCGGACGGGGAAGCTGAAGGGGACAGTGAAGCCCGGCTTGAAAAGGCTTATGGATCCCGTCTGGCCGGATTGAATGCCTCATTTGAGGGGTGTCAGGGTCAGCCTTCAATGGAAATCCTGAAGAAGGCCCAGCAGGGCAATGCCGACTTGGTAATTATGGCTCACCATTCCAAGGAACAGGATCCTGAGAAGGCATTCCTTGGTTCTACCGTAGTTCAGGTTGCTCTTAATGCCACCTGTCCGACCATGAGTGTTAACCATCACTTCGATTTACGTTGCGGCCTGATGTATGACCAGACCGGAGCCGTTGTGCAGGCTGAAGCGTCAGCATAG
- a CDS encoding (Fe-S)-binding protein, translating into MNMVVPKTMDSGVREFLNKFDFSACLVCGTCSNGCPITGTPGMEGWNTRKVMRMLAYGMVDEVVESKFPWLCTGCGRCAYSCPMGIDIPAVMAHMKSMRERDKVPGSLHKGTMNNVDSGNNLAIPKDDYLMGMADLGEEMSEECPGFYVPVDKQDADILFFPNSKEVYGDYEDQFWWWKVFYAAKENWTVPSEGWEAVDWALFTGNYEANKVLAQRKIDYMKKYNIKRMIMPDCGGGSYGCRTGMEKCVLEDPRNEVGFTYLYDYLVQIIREGRIKLDKSVNAGKRFTWHDSCKHGRELARHFGKGFFEEPRWIINQCVDDFVEMTPNRGLNYCCGAGGGMWPAPYEDESAWHARHKYDQIKRSGADVVLVGCSNCRDQIMKRIPKYYTDYKYEVKYIWQLVAETLILEPWEEDMVARAKKEAEAQWEKFGVDTSAEEY; encoded by the coding sequence ATGAACATGGTTGTGCCGAAAACGATGGATTCAGGGGTCCGGGAATTTTTGAATAAGTTCGATTTCAGCGCCTGTCTTGTATGTGGAACCTGCTCCAACGGGTGCCCGATTACCGGTACTCCCGGCATGGAGGGTTGGAATACCCGTAAGGTTATGCGCATGCTTGCCTACGGTATGGTCGACGAAGTGGTTGAATCCAAATTCCCATGGCTTTGTACCGGCTGCGGACGGTGTGCCTATTCCTGTCCCATGGGTATAGATATTCCTGCGGTCATGGCTCATATGAAAAGTATGCGTGAACGTGACAAGGTGCCGGGATCACTCCATAAGGGAACTATGAATAATGTGGATTCCGGTAACAATCTGGCTATACCCAAAGACGATTATCTCATGGGAATGGCAGATCTGGGCGAAGAAATGTCGGAAGAATGTCCTGGTTTTTATGTCCCGGTGGACAAGCAGGATGCAGATATCCTTTTTTTCCCCAACTCCAAGGAAGTATATGGTGACTACGAAGACCAGTTCTGGTGGTGGAAGGTGTTTTACGCCGCCAAAGAAAACTGGACCGTTCCTTCCGAAGGATGGGAAGCAGTGGACTGGGCTCTGTTTACCGGCAACTATGAAGCCAACAAGGTTTTGGCCCAGCGTAAGATCGATTACATGAAGAAATACAATATCAAGCGTATGATTATGCCGGACTGCGGCGGTGGTTCATATGGATGTCGTACCGGTATGGAAAAATGCGTTCTGGAGGACCCGAGGAACGAGGTTGGTTTCACCTATCTCTATGATTATCTGGTGCAGATAATCCGCGAGGGACGCATCAAACTTGATAAGTCCGTGAATGCCGGGAAACGTTTTACCTGGCATGACTCCTGTAAGCATGGCCGCGAACTGGCCCGTCATTTCGGTAAGGGCTTTTTCGAAGAGCCGCGCTGGATTATCAACCAGTGCGTGGATGATTTTGTTGAGATGACACCCAATCGGGGCTTGAATTATTGCTGCGGTGCTGGTGGAGGCATGTGGCCTGCTCCCTATGAGGATGAATCCGCATGGCATGCAAGACATAAGTACGACCAGATTAAGAGGAGCGGCGCGGATGTTGTTCTTGTTGGTTGTTCCAACTGTCGGGACCAGATCATGAAGCGCATTCCCAAGTATTATACCGACTACAAGTATGAGGTTAAATACATCTGGCAACTTGTTGCTGAAACGTTGATCCTTGAGCCTTGGGAAGAGGATATGGTTGCCAGAGCCAAGAAAGAGGCTGAAGCG
- a CDS encoding CoB--CoM heterodisulfide reductase iron-sulfur subunit B family protein, whose product MKYAYYPGCSLLESAHEFDVSVRAVMNALGVELEEIPDWTCCGASAAEPVSRLMNYALPARNLAIAEERLSGLDILAPCSACYLNLLKVNREVFGNRKLHEEVNEVLGVSGLAYTGSVRVRHLCDVLLNDIGPESIAAVVVDGLESMRVAPYYGCQILRPYTVFDDPRRPKSMEPVLKALGAEVFEWDSGNRCCGASLMMGHRDVALHSVGSILSAAAEADVIVTVCPLCQMNLEAYQDQLAGGGVKHVPVIYLSQLMGMAFGLGEEKTQLNKNLTVTAGVRKDFADKVWARETVPEHGGNVTDVEP is encoded by the coding sequence ATGAAGTACGCATACTATCCCGGATGTTCCTTGCTTGAAAGTGCGCACGAATTTGATGTGTCTGTCAGGGCCGTCATGAATGCGCTGGGTGTGGAGCTGGAGGAAATTCCCGATTGGACCTGTTGCGGGGCCAGTGCCGCGGAACCGGTCAGTCGATTGATGAATTACGCACTTCCTGCACGTAATCTGGCTATTGCGGAAGAAAGGCTAAGCGGTCTGGATATTCTTGCACCGTGCAGTGCCTGTTACCTCAACCTGCTCAAGGTCAACCGTGAGGTTTTCGGAAACCGCAAGCTTCACGAAGAGGTGAATGAGGTGCTGGGCGTTTCCGGTCTGGCCTACACGGGATCGGTCCGGGTTCGCCACCTGTGTGATGTCCTGCTTAATGATATCGGTCCGGAAAGTATTGCAGCTGTGGTGGTCGACGGGCTGGAGAGCATGCGGGTGGCTCCTTATTACGGCTGCCAGATTCTACGTCCGTATACTGTTTTTGATGACCCCCGCAGGCCGAAGTCCATGGAACCTGTTTTAAAAGCTTTGGGAGCCGAGGTGTTCGAGTGGGATTCGGGCAACCGTTGTTGCGGGGCCTCGCTTATGATGGGGCACCGGGATGTGGCTCTGCACTCGGTAGGTTCCATTCTAAGCGCTGCGGCTGAAGCGGATGTCATCGTGACAGTCTGTCCTTTGTGCCAGATGAATCTTGAGGCTTATCAGGATCAACTTGCAGGAGGCGGCGTGAAGCATGTGCCGGTCATTTACCTGTCGCAGCTTATGGGGATGGCTTTTGGATTGGGAGAGGAAAAGACTCAACTTAATAAGAATCTGACTGTGACGGCCGGCGTCAGGAAGGATTTTGCCGACAAGGTCTGGGCTCGAGAGACTGTTCCCGAGCATGGCGGAAACGTAACAGATGTTGAACCGTAA